The Paracoccus aminophilus JCM 7686 genome window below encodes:
- a CDS encoding siderophore ABC transporter substrate-binding protein: protein MRRFILAAAMSTGFALPVLAEPTIETARGPVDLGAVPQKLVVMDVAAIDTLQAMEVPIIGIPGKVNLSYVKTDGLTDVGTLFEPNLETIAGLAPDLIIIGGRSAAKFDDVAQVGKAVDMTIGTDLMKEAEARIATYGALFGKEDKAAEMKAALDAKTAKLQEAAKDKGSLLVVLTNGPKMSAYGKGTRFGWLHDVTGLPEAAPNLKTEGSHGEAISPEFIAEKNPDWLFVLDRGVAVGQESQSAGETLKTPLIEGTNAFKNGHVVYLPASEMYIGGGGYQAMSIMLDAMTEALAK from the coding sequence ATGCGCCGATTCATACTTGCCGCCGCCATGTCCACCGGGTTCGCCTTGCCCGTGCTGGCCGAGCCGACCATCGAAACCGCCCGTGGCCCTGTCGATCTGGGCGCCGTTCCGCAAAAGCTCGTCGTCATGGATGTGGCTGCGATCGATACGCTGCAAGCGATGGAAGTGCCGATCATCGGCATTCCGGGCAAGGTCAATCTGTCCTATGTGAAAACCGACGGCCTGACCGATGTCGGCACGCTGTTTGAGCCCAATCTTGAAACCATCGCCGGTCTCGCGCCCGATCTCATCATCATCGGCGGCCGCTCGGCTGCGAAATTCGACGATGTCGCGCAGGTCGGCAAAGCTGTCGACATGACCATCGGCACGGATCTGATGAAAGAGGCCGAGGCGCGCATCGCAACCTATGGCGCGCTCTTCGGCAAAGAAGACAAAGCCGCCGAGATGAAGGCCGCGCTCGACGCGAAAACCGCCAAGCTGCAAGAGGCAGCCAAGGACAAGGGCAGCCTTCTGGTCGTCCTGACCAATGGTCCGAAAATGTCGGCCTATGGCAAGGGCACGCGCTTTGGCTGGCTCCATGACGTGACCGGCCTGCCGGAAGCCGCGCCCAATCTCAAGACCGAGGGCAGCCATGGCGAAGCCATCAGCCCCGAATTCATCGCCGAGAAAAACCCGGATTGGCTCTTTGTGCTCGATCGCGGCGTCGCGGTCGGTCAGGAAAGCCAATCGGCAGGCGAGACGCTGAAAACGCCGCTGATCGAGGGCACCAATGCCTTCAAAAACGGCCATGTCGTCTATCTGCCGGCCTCCGAAATGTATATCGGCGGTGGCGGTTATCAGGCCATGAGCATCATGCTGGATGCCATGACCGAAGCGCTGGCGAAGTAA
- a CDS encoding tetratricopeptide repeat protein: MLDTGQPQAAIDNFKTAARAGNPAALNTLGRIYERGWGVPADATAAAVYYSRAADLGEAWAMFNLGELYLSGHGVPQSDAEAFRLYSAAAAKDHAKALNMLGMMAEAGRCPNPASMAQSYFTRAAELGECWAQFNLARLLIQSEQIDEGLEWVDRSLAEGAPAYLRTIADAMSTHPDERIRKRGAWAEALFKRHQDHHAAL; the protein is encoded by the coding sequence ATGCTGGACACGGGGCAACCGCAGGCTGCAATCGACAATTTCAAGACCGCGGCCCGCGCTGGGAATCCGGCCGCTCTGAACACTCTCGGGCGGATCTACGAGCGCGGTTGGGGCGTCCCGGCAGATGCCACGGCGGCCGCCGTTTACTATAGCCGCGCCGCCGATCTGGGCGAGGCATGGGCGATGTTCAATCTGGGCGAGCTCTATCTCTCGGGACATGGCGTGCCGCAAAGCGATGCCGAAGCCTTCCGGCTTTACTCCGCCGCAGCGGCCAAGGATCACGCGAAGGCGCTGAACATGCTCGGAATGATGGCCGAGGCTGGCCGCTGTCCCAATCCGGCCAGCATGGCCCAAAGCTATTTCACCCGCGCGGCCGAGCTTGGCGAATGCTGGGCACAGTTCAATCTCGCCCGTCTCTTGATCCAGAGCGAGCAGATCGACGAAGGGCTGGAATGGGTCGACCGCTCGCTGGCCGAGGGCGCGCCCGCCTATCTGCGCACGATCGCCGACGCCATGTCGACCCATCCCGATGAGCGCATTCGCAAGCGCGGCGCCTGGGCCGAGGCTCTGTTCAAGCGCCATCAGGATCACCACGCCGCACTCTGA
- a CDS encoding GntR family transcriptional regulator: protein MTTKPAVPAFSKAQLIFNEVRRRIVEREWRQGDRIPDEAALAIEFGAARATVNKALQLLAEEGLLDRKRRAGTHVTVNPSRKATLTIPIWRERIEESGRSYSHRIVAQRLSPLPEAVAARMKLPVGALLIHLRAVHYSDDAPFQVEDRWINPVAVPEVQGVDFRKINANEWLVRTAPYIHADFDITAENANARDARLLETRRDQALLVMQRTTWNDLGAITSVRLAFHPGYVMIAEH from the coding sequence GTGACCACCAAACCCGCCGTTCCCGCTTTCTCCAAGGCCCAGCTCATCTTCAATGAGGTGCGGCGCCGGATTGTCGAGCGGGAATGGCGGCAAGGCGACCGCATTCCCGACGAGGCCGCGCTGGCCATCGAATTCGGCGCGGCCCGGGCCACCGTCAACAAGGCGCTGCAACTGCTCGCCGAAGAGGGGCTGCTTGACCGCAAGCGCCGCGCGGGCACCCATGTCACGGTCAATCCCTCGCGCAAGGCCACGCTGACCATCCCGATCTGGCGCGAGCGGATCGAGGAAAGCGGGCGCAGCTATTCCCACCGCATCGTCGCGCAGCGCCTGAGCCCGCTGCCTGAAGCGGTGGCCGCGCGGATGAAACTGCCGGTCGGCGCGCTGCTGATCCATCTGCGCGCCGTCCATTACAGCGATGACGCGCCGTTTCAGGTCGAGGACCGCTGGATCAATCCGGTCGCCGTGCCCGAGGTCCAAGGCGTCGATTTCCGCAAGATCAACGCCAATGAATGGCTGGTGCGCACCGCGCCCTATATCCATGCCGATTTCGACATTACCGCCGAAAACGCCAATGCCCGCGACGCCCGCCTGCTCGAGACCCGGCGCGATCAGGCCTTGCTGGTGATGCAGCGCACCACTTGGAACGATCTGGGCGCGATCACCTCGGTCCGGCTCGCCTTCCATCCCGGCTATGTGATGATCGCCGAACACTGA
- a CDS encoding ABC transporter permease has product MRLLSALLILLAGLMLISLMIGAASFDLWRAGSDPWATMLLLESRVPRTLSVVLTGAALAVAGMVMQQLVRNKFVGPSSTGTAESAALGLLLITIWAPGAPIWVKMVVASLAAMAGTALFMTVIRRLPVREVMLVPIAGMVLAGVIGSVVTFIAWQTDLMQYISTWLMTGEFSGVVAGRYEMLWFAGAAAAASWFAADRFAILGLGEGVARGLGLDPKPVMRLGLVVVSVVTAMVVVTVGMVPFVGLVVPNIVSRIMGDDLKSSLPVVAAAGAVLVLACDILGRVLRYPYEIPVGTVLGVLGSVIFLILLYRPPRHV; this is encoded by the coding sequence ATGCGTCTGCTGTCCGCCCTGCTGATCCTGCTTGCCGGTCTCATGCTGATCTCGCTGATGATCGGCGCGGCGAGCTTTGATCTGTGGCGCGCGGGCAGCGACCCTTGGGCCACGATGCTGCTTCTGGAATCGCGCGTGCCGCGCACGCTTTCGGTCGTGCTGACCGGAGCGGCGCTCGCGGTGGCGGGCATGGTCATGCAGCAGCTCGTGCGCAATAAATTCGTCGGCCCCAGCTCGACCGGGACCGCCGAAAGCGCCGCCTTGGGGCTGCTGCTCATCACAATCTGGGCGCCCGGCGCGCCGATCTGGGTCAAGATGGTGGTCGCGAGCCTCGCCGCCATGGCCGGGACCGCGCTTTTCATGACCGTCATCCGCCGCTTGCCGGTGCGCGAGGTTATGCTGGTCCCGATCGCGGGCATGGTGCTTGCGGGGGTGATCGGCTCGGTCGTGACCTTCATCGCTTGGCAGACCGATCTCATGCAATATATCTCGACCTGGCTCATGACCGGAGAATTCTCGGGCGTCGTCGCCGGGCGTTACGAAATGCTGTGGTTTGCGGGCGCCGCCGCCGCGGCCTCGTGGTTCGCCGCCGACCGCTTCGCGATCCTCGGCCTTGGCGAGGGCGTCGCGCGCGGGCTTGGTCTCGACCCGAAACCGGTGATGCGGCTGGGTCTTGTCGTGGTTTCGGTCGTGACCGCCATGGTCGTCGTCACCGTCGGCATGGTCCCTTTCGTCGGTCTGGTCGTCCCGAACATCGTGTCGCGCATCATGGGCGACGATCTGAAATCGAGCCTGCCCGTGGTCGCCGCCGCCGGAGCCGTCCTTGTGCTCGCCTGCGACATTCTTGGCCGCGTCCTGCGCTATCCCTATGAAATTCCTGTCGGAACTGTGCTCGGCGTGCTGGGCTCTGTCATTTTCCTGATCCTGCTTTATCGCCCGCCACGTCATGTGTGA
- a CDS encoding formimidoylglutamate deiminase yields the protein MVKLWAERALLPDGWAENVAVTIGADGRIADVTANVPANAAADSERVELLLPSIANLHSHAFQRAMAGLSEAKGDQPKDTFWTWRKIMYRFLDHLTPEDVETIAALVQMEMLEAGYATNVEFHYLHHQPGGAHYANLAEMSERIAAAASRTGIGLTLLPVHYQFGGIDGRALGPGQQRFGTTPDEFARLVEGAEAALAKLGPDAGIGIAPHSLRAVSKDGLAFVEKLRPGRPMHLHIAEQIPEIEEISAGYGQRPVEWLLDHASVDRNWTLIHATHMTDDETIRLAQSGAVAGLCPITESSLGDGIFNGTVWQNAGGRWGYGSDSNVRISLVEELRTLEYSQRLRDTGRAILATREKTTGRVLYEAGLDGGATAAGRATGAIKPGLFADLAAVSLKNEVMIGRKGDEMLDSLVFAGHDGLVTDVWAAGRHVVSGGKHIDRDRIVADYLSCIARLQDKM from the coding sequence AACGGGCTTTGCTGCCTGACGGTTGGGCGGAAAATGTCGCGGTCACGATCGGCGCGGACGGGCGAATCGCCGATGTCACCGCCAATGTCCCTGCCAATGCCGCAGCGGATAGCGAACGGGTCGAGCTGTTGCTGCCCTCGATCGCCAACCTGCACAGCCACGCCTTTCAGCGCGCCATGGCGGGCCTGTCGGAAGCCAAGGGCGACCAGCCCAAGGACACGTTCTGGACCTGGCGCAAGATCATGTATCGCTTCCTCGACCATCTGACGCCCGAGGATGTCGAAACCATCGCGGCGCTGGTTCAGATGGAGATGCTCGAGGCGGGCTATGCCACCAATGTCGAGTTCCATTATCTCCATCACCAGCCCGGCGGCGCGCATTATGCCAATCTCGCCGAGATGTCAGAGCGCATCGCCGCCGCCGCCAGCCGCACCGGCATCGGCCTGACGCTTCTGCCGGTGCATTACCAGTTCGGCGGCATCGACGGCCGCGCGCTGGGTCCGGGCCAGCAACGCTTTGGCACGACCCCCGATGAATTCGCGCGTCTGGTCGAGGGCGCCGAGGCGGCTCTGGCCAAGCTCGGCCCAGATGCCGGGATCGGCATTGCGCCGCATTCGCTGCGCGCGGTCAGCAAGGACGGGCTCGCTTTCGTCGAAAAGCTGCGCCCCGGTCGGCCGATGCATCTCCACATTGCCGAGCAGATACCCGAGATCGAAGAAATCTCGGCAGGCTATGGTCAGCGCCCGGTTGAATGGCTGCTCGATCATGCGAGCGTGGACCGCAACTGGACGCTGATCCATGCGACCCATATGACCGATGACGAAACCATCCGCCTTGCCCAGAGCGGCGCGGTCGCGGGCCTGTGCCCGATCACCGAATCGAGCCTTGGCGACGGGATCTTCAACGGCACGGTCTGGCAAAATGCTGGCGGGCGCTGGGGCTATGGCTCGGACAGCAACGTCCGGATCTCGCTGGTCGAAGAGCTGCGCACGCTCGAATATAGCCAACGCCTGCGCGACACTGGCCGCGCGATTCTGGCCACGCGCGAGAAAACCACTGGCCGGGTGCTTTATGAGGCTGGTCTGGACGGTGGCGCCACAGCCGCGGGCCGCGCGACCGGCGCGATCAAGCCGGGCCTCTTCGCCGACCTCGCCGCGGTTTCGCTGAAAAACGAAGTGATGATCGGGCGCAAAGGCGATGAAATGCTCGATTCTCTGGTCTTCGCCGGACATGACGGACTGGTCACCGACGTTTGGGCGGCTGGACGTCACGTTGTCTCGGGCGGAAAACATATCGACCGCGACCGAATTGTTGCAGATTATCTGAGCTGTATCGCCCGACTTCAGGACAAGATGTGA